ATCTCGTCGATCAGCAGGACGGTCGGCTCGGTGCGGGAGATCGCGGTGAGCAGCGGACGGGCGAGCAGGAACTCCTCGGAGAAGATGTCGTCCTTGGTCGCGTCCCAGTCCCGTTGCCCGGCGGCCTGGATCGCCAGGATCTGTTTGGCGTGATTCCACTCGTAGAGGGCGCGCGCCTCGTCGATCCCCTCGTAGCACTGCAGGCGGACGAGATCGGCTCCGGTGGCACCGGCGATGGCGCGGGCCAGCTCGGTCTTGCCGACGCCCGCCGGGCCCTCGACCAGCAGCGGCTTGCCCAGACGATCGGCGAGGTAGGTCGCGGTGGCGGTGGCCTCGTCGGCCAGGTAGCCGGTGGTGCGCAGCTTGGCGACCACGTCGCGGGTGTCGGTGAAGCTTGGCACGACACCGCTGGGCACGGTCGCGGTCATGCCGGACGCACCTGACCGTCGCCCCAGACGACCCACTTGGTCGAGGTGAGTTCGGGTAGTCCCATCGGCCCGCGGGCGTGCAGTTTCTGGGTGGAGATGCCGATCTCGGCGCCGAATCCGAACTGCTCGCCGTCGGTGAACGCGGTGGACGCGTTGACCATCACCGCGGCCGCGTCGACGCGCGAGGTGAACGCCCGGGCGGCGGCCTGATCGGCGGTGACGATGGCCTCGGTGTGCCCGGTGCCGTAGGTGTCGATGTGCTCGACGGCGGCGTCGAGGTCGTCGACCACCTTCAGCGCGAGGTCCAGCGACAAGTATTCGGCGTGCCAGTCGTCCTCGGTGGCCGGGACCATGCCGGGCTCCTCGCCGTGAATGGTGACGCCCTGCGACTGCAGCGCCGCGACGATCGGGGTGAGCGCGTCGCCGGCGATGGCGCGGTCGATGAGCACCGTCTCGACGGTGTTGCACACACTGGGACGGCGGGTCTTGGCGTTGACGATCAGCCGCGTCGCGGTGTCGACGTCGGCCGCCGAGTGCACGTAGATGTGGCAGTTACCGGTACCGGTCTCGATGGTCGGCACCTTGGCGTTCTCCACGACGGTCGCGATCAGCCCGGCCCCGCCGCGCGGGATCACCACGTCGACCAGGCCGCGCGCCTGGATCAGCGCGGTGACGCTGGACCGGTCGTGGCTGGGCAGCAGTGCGACCGCGTCCGGGTTCACCTTGTGGTCGGACAGCACGCCGCGCAGCACCTCGACCAGCGCGGCGTTGGAGCTGGCCGCGGACGACGACCCGCGCAGCAGCACCGCGTTGCCCGCCTTGAACGAGATCCCGAAGCCGTCGACCGTGACGTTCGGCCGGGCCTCGTAGACGAAGCCGACCACGCCGAGCGGCACCTGGACCTGGCGCAGCTCGAGCCCGTTCGGGAGCGTCTTGCCCTGCACGATCACGCCGATCGGGTCGGGCAGCGCCGCCACCTGCCGCAGGCCGCCGGTGATCCCGGTGATGCGGTCCGGCGTCAGGCGCAGCCGGTCGATCAGCGAGTCCTCGGTGCCTGCCGCCTCTGCGCGCGCGACGTCCTCGGCGTTGGCCGCGAGGATGGTCTCGGCCGCGGCGTCGATGGCCTCGGCCGCGGCGAGGAGCACCTCGTTCTTCTCCGCGGTGGTGAGCGTGCCGAGCGTGCGCGAGGCCTTCTTGGCGGCCCGGGCCTGCTCGAGAACGACGGCCGCGATGTCGGTGACCTCGGCGGCGTCCTGTGTGGTCTCGGTCATGAGGTCCAGGTTAGACGCTGCCGACAGGCCCGCTCTTTCGCCGTCCACGTCGTCGTCCAGGAGTGCGTCCGGCCGTCTGTCCGTACCGTGACGTCACCTTCTCGTGATGCATACCTGCACAGCACATCGGCCCAGGTCGCCCGCCGGATCTTCCGGAGACCACCCGCTACTACTCCACGGTTGGGACGACTTTCGCCGAGACCGGATCGGCGGCGGTCAGGCCTTTCCGGCCGGGCCGGTCCGTGCGACGATCGGGACATGAAGACGACGGGTAAGTGGCTGACCTGGTCTGGACTGCTGATCGCGGTGATCTGCGTGGCGGTCGGCGTGGTCCTGGCGGTGCGCGGGTTCTCGACGATCTCCGACGTGACCGACCGCGCGGTGACTATTCAGAGCGCACCGACCCCGTACCTGGCCGAGAGCGGGGACGTCATCGTGCTCTATTCGCGGTCGGACACGGCAGCGCCCGCGCCGTCGTGCTCGTTCGATCCCGGCACCGTCGAACCGCGCCCGGATCCGGACACCTCGCTCACCTATGAGGGCGGCAGCATCGGGTCGTTCGCCGCCTACCGGGCCACGGCCGACGGCGTCTACTACATCGACTGCCACGGCGCGAACGTGGTGGCCGCACCTCCGGTCTCGGTGCGCGGGGTCCTGAGCGGTGCGGGTGGAGTGATGCTCGCCGTCTTCGGCGGCGGACTGGGCGCGCTGCTGCTGATCGTCGGGGTGATCCTCTGGATCGTCGGCGCCGGCCGGGCCAGGACGGCCGCGCAGCCCTTGCCCGGCGGATACCCGCCGTCGGTGGGCGGCTACCCGGCCGGATATCCGACGCCGTACCCGCCCGCGGGCGGATACGGGCCGCAGACACCCGCCGCACCGCCCGCGAACGACCCCCACGATCCGGCGCGCGGAGACGACACCGCCGGGCGGTGAACGCTCAGCACTTCCCCAGCGCCGCGGCGAGCACGTCGCGGGAGCGTTCGTCGACGGGCAGGTCGTAGGCGGCGGAGACCGTCGCGAACTGCATCGCGTACTGGCAGGCGAAGCCGCGCAGAGGCGGCATCCAGCGGCCGGGTTCCAGATCGGACTTGGCCTGGTTGCTGGCCGCGTCGACGGCGACCAGGTTGGCCGGATCGTTCGCGAGAGCCACCCGCCGGGCCGGCTCCCACGACGCCGCACCCATGTCCCAGGCGTAAGCCAGCGGCACGATGTGGTCGATCTGCACGGCCGCCGAGCCGCGGCCCCGCGCGAAGGTGATCTCCCGGCCGGTGTACGGGCTGCGGAAGCGGCCGGCGGCGACCGCGCTCCGGCAGGTCTGCGCGGCCACCGACTTCGCGACCGCCAGGTCGCGGGCGAGGACGTCGTTGCGGGTGTCGCAGCCGTTGCCCGCGCCCGGGACGCCCGCGGCATCGGTCCAGGCCGGGCCGAACGCCTCGCGGTGATAGGCCGTGTCGTGCGGGGGACGCCGCGGAACCACGCTCAGCGTCGCGAGGGCCTCGCGCGCGAGCCGGACGCGCACCGGGTCGACGGCGGCCCCCGGCGCGCTGTGCCAGCCGATCCCGGCGGCGACGATGACCGCGGTCGCCGCGAATCCGGTCAACGACGCCCAGTGCCGTCCGGTCAGCCGGATCCGGCCGTCGTGGCGGACGTGACGGCGAGTCGCCAGCCGTCGTTCGATGTCCCTGCGCAGCGTCATGATTCTCACGAGACTTAGACGCAGCGGGAGGCTTGCCGGTTCCATGCGGTTGCGGGGTGGCTTCGACTCGGTCTCGCCCTGGCGGGTACTTCGACCGCGTGTCGTCGCAGGCTCCGCCACGCATGCTCAGCACGAGGCTCGACCGGTGGTTCCTGAGCGGAGTCGAAGGGCTCAGCCGGCGGTGAAGGCTCGACCGGTGCGAGGGGTCTCGACTTCGCTCGACCGTCATGCCGCAGGGCTCGGACCTACGACTTCTCCAGGTACCCCAGTTTCGACGGCAGCAGGATCGAGTCGACCAGCGCCGCGAGGGCCGGGTGCTCGGCCAGCGACAGGTCTTCGGAGACGATCTCGGTCGCGAGTTCCCGGGCGTCGGAGATCACGTCGGCGTCGTCGAGCAACGACAGGAAATGCAGCGACGACACGCCGCCGGACTGGGCCGACCCGAGCACGTCGCCCTCGCGCCGCGCCTCCAGGTCGATGCGGGCCAGCTCGAAGCCGTCGTTGGAACCGGCGACGGCCCGCAGCCGCGCGAGCGCCCCGGTCCCCTCCCCCGCGGTGGTCATCAGCAGGCAGAGCCCGGCGTGGCGGCCACGGCCGACGCGGCCGCGCAGCTGGTGGAGCTGGCTGACGCCGAAGCGTTCGGCGTTGACGATCACCATCATCGTCGCGTTGGGCACGTCGACGCCGACCTCGATGACCGTGGTGGAGACCAGGACGTCCAGTTCCCCGCGGGTGAACCGGTCCATCACCTCGTTCTTCTCGTCGGCCGGCATCCGGCCGTGCAGATAGTCGACGCTGCGCTTCGCCAGCGGCCCCGACTCGGTCAATTCCTGCCACTGATCGAGGACCGAGACCTCCTTGGCCTCGGCGTTCGACTTCTCGTCGCCGATGCGCGTGCACACCACGTACACCTGGCGGCCCTGCTCGATCTCCTCGTCGGCCCGCTCCCAGACGCGATCGATCCAGTTCTGCTTCCCCATCGGGACCACGGTGGTGCCGATGGGCTGCCGGCCGCGCGGCAGTTCGCTCAGCGTGGAGGTCTCCAGGTCGCCGAAGGTGATCATCGCGACGGTGCGCGGGATCGGCGTCGCCGTCATCACCAGGAAGTGCGGCCGGTTCACGCGGCCCTTGGCACGCAGCACGTCGCGCTGTTCGACGCCGAAGCGGTGCTGTTCATCGACCACGACCATCCCGAGGTCGAAGAACTCGACCTTGTCCTCCAGCAGCGCATGGGTGCCGATCACGATCCCGGCCTGCCCGGTCACGATGTCGAGCAGATTCTGCTTGCGCTCGGCGGTCCGCTGCGACCCGGTCAGCATCGCGACCTGCGTCGCGCCGTCGGCCGCACCCAGCTGGCCGCCGCGCGCCAGCGGGCCGAGCATCGTCATCACGGTCCGGTAATGCTGTGCGGCGAGCACTTCCGTCGGGGCGAGGATCGCGCACTGGTGGCCGTTGTCGACGACGCGCAGCATCGCCAGCAGCGAGACGAGCGTCTTGCCTGAGCCGACCTCGCCCTGCAGCAGGCGGTTCATCGGATGCTGGGCGGCGAGGTCGTCGCCGATCTCGCCGAGCACCTCCCGCTGTCCCGCGGTGAGTTCGAACGGCAGCATGGCGAGCAGCTGGTCTTCCAGACCGCCCGGCACGTGCGGACAGGCGTGCGCCGCCTCGGTGCCGGCGGCGATCCGGTTCTGTGCGAGGGCGGTCTGCACGGCGAGGGCCTCGTCGAACTTGAGCCGCTGCCGGGCCAGCGCGAGATCGGCCTGCGAGTCGGGCAGATGGATCTTGCGGATCGCCTCGTCGGAGGTGATCAGGCCGCGTGCGAGCCGCTGCGGGTCGGTCAGCGCGTCGGGCGTCGGCCCCAGGTCGGCGAGGACCCGGCGCACGGCGCGCCAGATCTCCCAGGTCTGGATGTCCTTGGTGGCCGGGTACATCGGGACGATGTCGCGGGAGAAATGGGCGAGGTCTTCGGGCGACGCGACGTGATCCGGGTCGTGCTCGGTCTCGTCGGCCACCAGCTCGGCGAGCATCGTCGTGCCGACCACCTTCTCGTCGGGGGTGTCGGGCAGGATCAGCCACTGCGGATGGGACAGCTGGATCTGGCCGCGGTAGTACTTCACCGTGCCGGCCAGCGCGAGCCGGATGCCCGGCAGCAGGCGCTTCTTCATCCAGCGGGCGTTGAAGAAGCTGGCCTCGTAGGTGCGGCGGCCGTCGTTCACGGTGACCTTGAGGAAGCTGCCCGGCTTACGCTTCATCGGGATGTTCTCGGCGCGCATGACGTTCCCGACGATGTTGATCCAGGTGCCTTCCTCCGGCATCTCCTCATCGGAGACGTCGCCGCGGGCCAGATACCGGCGCGGGGCGTAGCGCAGCAGTTCGCCGACGGTCACCAGTTCCAGGTCGGCCAGCTTGCCGACCAGCTTCGGCTCGAGCGCGGTGTGCGCCAGCTCGGTGGTGAGCGTCAGTCCGGCGTGGTCCATGGCGCTATTCGACGCCGATCTGCAGCAGCTGGTCGGTCTGGCCGCCGTCGTAGATCGTCAGCTCGATACCCGGGTACTGGTGGTGCACGTGATCGACGAGCCGCGCGCGGGCGTCGTCGCCGAACTCGCGGCCGGCCAGCACGGTCACCAGTTCGCCGCCGGTGGCCAGCATGAGGTCGACCAGGGCCGTCGCGGCGCCGGTCTGCTCGGGTGCGATCACCAGGACGTCCGAGCCGATCAGGCCGAGGGTGTCGCCGATCTCGCAGGTCCCGGCGAGGGTCATCATCTTGCCGGTCGAGGTGCGCAGCGAGCCCCAGCGCGTCGCGCCGGAGGCTTCGGCCATGGCGAAGGCGTCCACATCGGGCGACTCCCCGGGATCGTGCACGGCCAGCGCCGCCAGGCACTGCACCATCGACGCCGTCGGGATGAAGACCAGCGAGCGGGTGGCCGACCGCGCCTCCGCGCCCACCGAGACCAGATCGGCCGAGGCGATCATGCCGTTGCCCATCACCACGGTGTGCGCGCTGTCGGCGGCCCGGATCGCTTCGGCGACCGTCGCCGGATGCACGCCGTGATCGGCGCGCACGACGATCGCCCCGGCGTCGGTGAACAGCGCCTCGGCGCCGTCGCCCCGGGCGAGGACCAGCACGGCGCGCTTGTGCCGGGGCGGCGGCTCGGTGGCGCCGGGCTGGCTGCGGACCTCGTCGAGCAGAAAGCAGCTGATCCGGATGTCACGAACCTCGCCGATCCGCAGCCCGGCCTCCACCGCCGCACCCGGCAGGTCGGTGTGCACGTGGACCGAGAACTGCTCGCCACCGGCCGAGCTGTCCCCGACGATCACCACGGAGTCGCCGAGATCGTTCAGTTCGTCGCGCAGCGAGCCGATCCGCGTCCCGTCGGCGGCGGTAAGCAGGTACATCACCTCGAAGTCGGTGTCGCCCGAACCCGAGCAGTCCGAGCCGCTGTGCCCGGTGTCGGTCATCGACCCCCGGTAGGAGCGGCGGCGATTGGCCACCCCGGTCACGACCAGCACCATCGCGTCGAGCATCACCAGGAATCCGCGGGCGCCCGCGTCGACGACGCCGGCGTTCGCCAGCTCGATCATCTGCTCGGTGGTGGCTTCCAGCGCGACCGCGCACTCGTCGGCCACCGCCCGCACCTGATCTGCCGGGCTCGCCTCGACCTCGCGGGCGGCCACGTCGGCGGCCACCGCCAGCAAGGTCAGCACGGTGCCCTCGCGGGGGATGCTGACCGCCCGGCGGGCCGACAGCGACGCCAGACGCAAGCCGTTCATCACCAGCCGGGTGAAGCGCGCGTCGTCCTCGGCGGCGGCCAGATCGGCGGCGTCGGCCAGCCCCACCAGGATCTGCGACAAGATGATGCCCGAGTTTCCCCGCGCACTCGCGACGGCACCGTCGGCGAGCGTGCGGGTGAGCGTGGTCAAGTCGACGTCGCCGGGCGCGTCGTCCAGCGCGGCGACCGCACCGGCCATGGTGAACGCCATATTGCTGCCGGTGTCGGCGTCCGGGATCGGGAAGACGTTGAGGTCGTTGATCTCGGCGCGCTGGGTCTCCAGACCCTCCGCGCAGGCGCCGGCCCAGTCCCGGATCAGCCCCGGGCTCAGCGGCACGCCGTGACCGATTCGCTGCACCGTCGTCCCCCTTCCTCGCCGACCGCGACTGCCGGCCCGAGTCAGAGATTACTTGGCGGCACCGACACGGGGCCGGTCAGCTCCGCGGTCCCCGCCGCGATTTGTCGTTCCGGTGGCCCGCCGGTTAGTCTTGTCGGGTTGCCTGTCGTGGCGGCGCTTCACTGCGCCCCCGACCGGTGAAGACCACCGATCATTTTCAACCAAGGGAGTTCGACATGGCTGCCGTTTGTGACATCTGCGGCAAGGGCCCCGGCTTCGGCAAGTCGGTTTCGCACTCGCACCGTCGCACCAACCGTCGCTGGAACCCGAATATCCAGTCGGTTCGCGTCGAGGTCGCCCCGGGCAACCGCAAGCGCAAGAACGTGTGCACGTCGTGCCTGAAGGCCGGCAAGACCACCTCGGTCTAGTCCGCGCACTCGCATTCCCCGAAATCGCCGCCCGGCCTCGTGCCGAGCGGCGATTTCGGGTTTTTCGGTTCCCACAGCCGGATCAGGACTGCACCATCACGAGCACCAGCTGCCCCGGGCACCGGGTGAAGGACGACGGCCGCTCGATCGCCTCCGCCCCGACCCGGCCGGCCAGGGCGCGGCCCTCGGGTTCCGATTCCGGCACGTAGAAGACGGTGTTCTCGGCGATCGACGACGTTGCCAGGTTCCCGGTCTCGGTGACGGTGTAGCCGGCCGAGGTCAACACCTGCCGCATCGAGTCGGCGAGCCCCGGTTGGGTGCCCGCGTTGAATACACACACCGGCGCCCCGCCTACCGGGGAGACCGTCGATGCCGGAGCCGCCGACGCGACCGGGGCACCCGCCGTTCCGGACGCCTCGGCGGAGTCGTCGCGCGTGGACGCGAAGAACCCGGCGCCGAGCGCGGCCATCACGATCAGCACGATCACCAGGGCCAGCACCACCGCCCCGACCACCCCGGCGACGACGAGCATCGCCCGGTGACGGCCGTCGCCGGGCGGCACCGCGCCCCCGGGACCGGGCGGCTGTGGGCTCTGCGGATAGGTCATTCGGGGTCCTCCCTGGTTCACGGCGCGGGCACCCGCCGCCGGTGGCTATGCTGGCGCCCATGAGCGATGATCTGACCATTCTCCACGACGACGGGGTCCTGGAGATCGCGGTATCCCTCTCCACCGCGGGCAGCGCGCTGGACCACGGCGCCGTGCTGGCCGGGAACGAGGCCCTGCAGAAGGTGATGCGCGGCAGCCTGAAGGCGCGCGCCGTGCTGCTGACCGGCCGGGGCAAGAATTTCTGCGCCGGCGGCAACGTGGCCTATTTCGCGGCCGCCGACGACCGCCGCGAATATCTCCGCGGCCTCGCGCACGACCTGCACACCCTCATCGCGTCCCTGTACTCGACGCGCCTGCCGGTCGTCGCCGCGGCCTCCGGCTGGGCCGCGGGCGCCGGGATGAGCCTCGTGCTGCACGCCGACCTCGCGATCGGCGGCCCGGCCACCCGAATGCGTCCGGCATACCCCGGGATCGGTCTCTCCCCGGACGGCGGCATGTCGTGGCTGCTGCCGCGGATCGTCGGGCTCGGCAAGGCCCGCTCCATCCTGCTGCGCGACGAGGTGATCGACGCGCCGGCCGCGGTGCAGCTGGGCCTGCTCAGCGAGATCACCGCGTCCGACGACGAGGTCGCG
The nucleotide sequence above comes from Gordonia sp. PP30. Encoded proteins:
- a CDS encoding glutamate-5-semialdehyde dehydrogenase, with the protein product MTETTQDAAEVTDIAAVVLEQARAAKKASRTLGTLTTAEKNEVLLAAAEAIDAAAETILAANAEDVARAEAAGTEDSLIDRLRLTPDRITGITGGLRQVAALPDPIGVIVQGKTLPNGLELRQVQVPLGVVGFVYEARPNVTVDGFGISFKAGNAVLLRGSSSAASSNAALVEVLRGVLSDHKVNPDAVALLPSHDRSSVTALIQARGLVDVVIPRGGAGLIATVVENAKVPTIETGTGNCHIYVHSAADVDTATRLIVNAKTRRPSVCNTVETVLIDRAIAGDALTPIVAALQSQGVTIHGEEPGMVPATEDDWHAEYLSLDLALKVVDDLDAAVEHIDTYGTGHTEAIVTADQAAARAFTSRVDAAAVMVNASTAFTDGEQFGFGAEIGISTQKLHARGPMGLPELTSTKWVVWGDGQVRPA
- a CDS encoding HNH endonuclease family protein, giving the protein MTLRRDIERRLATRRHVRHDGRIRLTGRHWASLTGFAATAVIVAAGIGWHSAPGAAVDPVRVRLAREALATLSVVPRRPPHDTAYHREAFGPAWTDAAGVPGAGNGCDTRNDVLARDLAVAKSVAAQTCRSAVAAGRFRSPYTGREITFARGRGSAAVQIDHIVPLAYAWDMGAASWEPARRVALANDPANLVAVDAASNQAKSDLEPGRWMPPLRGFACQYAMQFATVSAAYDLPVDERSRDVLAAALGKC
- a CDS encoding ATP-dependent DNA helicase RecG translates to MDHAGLTLTTELAHTALEPKLVGKLADLELVTVGELLRYAPRRYLARGDVSDEEMPEEGTWINIVGNVMRAENIPMKRKPGSFLKVTVNDGRRTYEASFFNARWMKKRLLPGIRLALAGTVKYYRGQIQLSHPQWLILPDTPDEKVVGTTMLAELVADETEHDPDHVASPEDLAHFSRDIVPMYPATKDIQTWEIWRAVRRVLADLGPTPDALTDPQRLARGLITSDEAIRKIHLPDSQADLALARQRLKFDEALAVQTALAQNRIAAGTEAAHACPHVPGGLEDQLLAMLPFELTAGQREVLGEIGDDLAAQHPMNRLLQGEVGSGKTLVSLLAMLRVVDNGHQCAILAPTEVLAAQHYRTVMTMLGPLARGGQLGAADGATQVAMLTGSQRTAERKQNLLDIVTGQAGIVIGTHALLEDKVEFFDLGMVVVDEQHRFGVEQRDVLRAKGRVNRPHFLVMTATPIPRTVAMITFGDLETSTLSELPRGRQPIGTTVVPMGKQNWIDRVWERADEEIEQGRQVYVVCTRIGDEKSNAEAKEVSVLDQWQELTESGPLAKRSVDYLHGRMPADEKNEVMDRFTRGELDVLVSTTVIEVGVDVPNATMMVIVNAERFGVSQLHQLRGRVGRGRHAGLCLLMTTAGEGTGALARLRAVAGSNDGFELARIDLEARREGDVLGSAQSGGVSSLHFLSLLDDADVISDARELATEIVSEDLSLAEHPALAALVDSILLPSKLGYLEKS
- a CDS encoding DAK2 domain-containing protein; this translates as MQRIGHGVPLSPGLIRDWAGACAEGLETQRAEINDLNVFPIPDADTGSNMAFTMAGAVAALDDAPGDVDLTTLTRTLADGAVASARGNSGIILSQILVGLADAADLAAAEDDARFTRLVMNGLRLASLSARRAVSIPREGTVLTLLAVAADVAAREVEASPADQVRAVADECAVALEATTEQMIELANAGVVDAGARGFLVMLDAMVLVVTGVANRRRSYRGSMTDTGHSGSDCSGSGDTDFEVMYLLTAADGTRIGSLRDELNDLGDSVVIVGDSSAGGEQFSVHVHTDLPGAAVEAGLRIGEVRDIRISCFLLDEVRSQPGATEPPPRHKRAVLVLARGDGAEALFTDAGAIVVRADHGVHPATVAEAIRAADSAHTVVMGNGMIASADLVSVGAEARSATRSLVFIPTASMVQCLAALAVHDPGESPDVDAFAMAEASGATRWGSLRTSTGKMMTLAGTCEIGDTLGLIGSDVLVIAPEQTGAATALVDLMLATGGELVTVLAGREFGDDARARLVDHVHHQYPGIELTIYDGGQTDQLLQIGVE
- the rpmB gene encoding 50S ribosomal protein L28, encoding MAAVCDICGKGPGFGKSVSHSHRRTNRRWNPNIQSVRVEVAPGNRKRKNVCTSCLKAGKTTSV
- a CDS encoding LytR C-terminal domain-containing protein, which gives rise to MTYPQSPQPPGPGGAVPPGDGRHRAMLVVAGVVGAVVLALVIVLIVMAALGAGFFASTRDDSAEASGTAGAPVASAAPASTVSPVGGAPVCVFNAGTQPGLADSMRQVLTSAGYTVTETGNLATSSIAENTVFYVPESEPEGRALAGRVGAEAIERPSSFTRCPGQLVLVMVQS
- a CDS encoding enoyl-CoA hydratase-related protein, whose product is MSDDLTILHDDGVLEIAVSLSTAGSALDHGAVLAGNEALQKVMRGSLKARAVLLTGRGKNFCAGGNVAYFAAADDRREYLRGLAHDLHTLIASLYSTRLPVVAAASGWAAGAGMSLVLHADLAIGGPATRMRPAYPGIGLSPDGGMSWLLPRIVGLGKARSILLRDEVIDAPAAVQLGLLSEITASDDEVAGRAREVAAGLAAGPSGAHTAIRHLLYSSASNTLAEQLAAEAESIAALSVTAEGMEGVDAFVAKRAPDFPGARG